GGCGGCATCGGACTCCTCGCGCTCATCGGGCAGATCCGCGAAGCCGTACCGCTGCCGGTCATCGCTGCCGGGGGCATCATGCGCGGCAGCCAGATCGCCGCGGTCCTGGCCGCCGGGGCCGACGCCGCACAGCTCGGCACCGCCTTCCTCGTCTGCCCCGAGTCCGGCGCGAACGCGTTGCACAAGCAGGCCATGACCAGCCCGCTGTTCAACAGGACCGAGCTGACGAGGGCGTTCTCGGGACGCCCCGCCCGCGGCCTCGTGAACCGGTTCATGAGCGAGCACGGGCCGTACGCGCCCGCCGCGTACCCCGAGGTGCACCACCTCACCTCCGGCCTCCGCAAGGCCGCCGCCAAGGCCGGTGATCCGCAGGCCATGGCCCTGTGGGCCGGCCAGGGCCACCGCCTGGCCCGCGACCTCCCCGCCGGCCGGCTCGTCGGGATCCTCGCCGCCGAGACGGCCGCGGCGGGCTCCGCCCTCGCGCTCCGGAACCCCGCATGACCGCCCCCGTCTTCCTGGTCGAGGACGTCCGCACCGGCACCGTCACCCTGGACGGGCCCGAAGGCCGGCACGCCGTCTCCGTGCGCCGGCTGCGCGTGGGCGAGGAGGTGGTCCTGACCGACGGCCGGGGCACCGGCGGCTACGGCACCGTCGCCGCGGTCGAGGGCAAGGACCGCCTCGACGTCACCGTCACCGCGGTGCGCGAGGAGCCGGAGCCCGCGCCCCGGATCACGGTCGTGCAGGCCCTGCCCAAGGGCGACCGCGGTGAACTCGCCGTCGAGACGATGACCGAGACCGGTGTCGACGCGATCGTGCCGTGGGCGGCAGCCCGCTGCATCACCCAGTGGAAGGGCGAGCGCGGCGCCAAGTCGCTCGCCAAGTGGCGCTCCACGGCCCGTGAGGCGGGCAAGCAGTCGCGCCGGCTCCGCTTCCCCGAGGTCGCCGGGGCCGCCACGACCCAGCAGGTCGCACGGCTGCTCGGCGAAGCCGACCTCGCGGTCGTGCTGCACGAGGAGGGCGCGGAACCGCTCGCCACCGCGCAACTCCCTTCCGCCGGGGACATCGTGCTGGTGGTGGGGCCCGAAGGGGGAGTCTCCCCGGAG
The genomic region above belongs to Streptomyces marianii and contains:
- a CDS encoding 16S rRNA (uracil(1498)-N(3))-methyltransferase; the protein is MTAPVFLVEDVRTGTVTLDGPEGRHAVSVRRLRVGEEVVLTDGRGTGGYGTVAAVEGKDRLDVTVTAVREEPEPAPRITVVQALPKGDRGELAVETMTETGVDAIVPWAAARCITQWKGERGAKSLAKWRSTAREAGKQSRRLRFPEVAGAATTQQVARLLGEADLAVVLHEEGAEPLATAQLPSAGDIVLVVGPEGGVSPEELATFTEAGARPLRLGPSVLRTSTAGTAASALLLGRTGRWS